Proteins co-encoded in one Medicago truncatula cultivar Jemalong A17 chromosome 8, MtrunA17r5.0-ANR, whole genome shotgun sequence genomic window:
- the LOC11412906 gene encoding probable polyamine transporter At3g13620 produces MGAYDSDSLHSSTQNSYHQHLLNQREEEDPNPKTKSQKKLALLPLIFLIYFEVSGGPYGEEATVSAAGPLFAILGFIIFPFIWSIPEALLTAELATTFPGNGGFVIWANEAFGPFWGSLMGYWKFFCGVINLASYPILCIDYLKVVIPVLSSGLPRIVSVFVSTSLLSFLNYSGLAIVGYTAVGLGVISLLPFVLMSLISVPKIDPSRWLSLGQEGVEKDWTLFFNTIFWNLNFWDSASTLAGEVEEPHKTFPKALLFAGLLTCLGYIIPLLATTGAMPLDQEVWVGGYFAHVAGLIAGNWLKYWMEIGAVLSIIGLFEAQLSSAAYQLLGMSDLGFIPKIFGERSKLFNTPWMAILISTIISLGMSFFSFTEIISTVNFLYSLGMLLEFASFLKLRKKFPTMKRPYKVPLGFFGLIVMCFVPSALLVYVMTVATKIVFVASTFLTFLGIVLYYFMNLCKSKRWIEFSGVGDKLDEDEDEDIII; encoded by the coding sequence ATGGGTGCTTATGATTCTGATTCCCTTCACTCTTCAACACAAAACTCTTATCATCAACATCTTCTAAaccaaagagaagaagaagatccAAACCCCAAAaccaaatcacaaaaaaaactaGCACTTCTCCCTCTAATCTTTCTCATCTACTTTGAGGTATCTGGTGGACCTTATGGTGAAGAAGCAACAGTAAGTGCTGCAGGTCCACTTTTTGCAATTCTTGGATTTATAATTTTCCCATTTATTTGGAGTATCCCAGAAGCTCTTTTAACTGCAGAATTAGCTACAACTTTCCCAGGAAATGGTGGATTTGTTATTTGGGCTAATGAAGCTTTTGGTCCATTTTGGGGTTCTCTTATGGGATATTGgaaatttttttgtggtgtcatAAATTTAGCATCTTACCCAATTCTATGTATAGATTATCTCAAAGTTGTGATTCCTGTTTTGTCTTCAGGTTTACCTCGTATTGTGTCAGTTTTTGTCTCAACTTCTTTGTTGTCTTTTTTGAATTATTCCGGTTTAGCTATAGTTGGTTATACTGCAGTTGGTTTAGGTGTTATTTCCCTTTTACCCTTTGTGTTAATGTCTTTGATTTCAGTGCCTAAAATTGATCCTAGTAGATGGTTAAGTTTAGGACAAGAGGGTGTGGAAAAAGATTGGACGCTTTTTttcaatactattttttggAACTTGAATTTTTGGGATAGTGCTAGTACTTTAGCTGGTGAAGTTGAAGAGCCACATAAGACTTTTCCAAAAGCTTTGTTATTTGCTGGATTGTTAACTTGTTTGGGTTATATAATTCCTTTGTTGGCTACTACTGGTGCTATGCCACTTGATCAAGAAGTTTGGGTTGGTGGGTATTTTGCACATGTGGCTGGTTTGATTGCTGGGAATTGGTTGAAATATTGGATGGAAATTGGTGCTGTGTTGTCAATTATTGGATTATTTGAAGCTCAATTAAGTAGTGCTGCATATCAACTTTTAGGTATGTCTGACTTGGGATTCATACCAAAAATATTTGGTGAAAGGTCAAAGTTGTTTAACACACCTTGGATGGCAATTTTGATTTCAACAATAATATCACTTGGTAtgtctttttttagttttacaGAGATTATATCCactgttaattttttgtatagTTTAGGGATGCTTTTGGAGTTTGCTTCTTTCCTTAAGTTGAGGAAAAAATTCCCTACAATGAAAAGACCTTATAAGGTTCCACTTGGATTCTTTGGTTTGATTGTAATGTGTTTTGTTCCATCTGCGCTGTTGGTTTATGTGATGACTGTTGCTACCAAAATTGTATTTGTGGCTAGTACTTTCTTAACATTCTTAGGGATAGTGTTGTATTATTTCATGAATCTTTGTAAGTCTAAGAGGTGGATTGAATTCAGTGGAGTAGGAGATAAattggatgaagatgaagatgaagatattATTATATAG
- the LOC11426576 gene encoding translation initiation factor eIF-2B subunit gamma, which produces MDFQVVVLAGGVSKKLLPLVSHELPNALLPVANRPVLSYVVELLELSNLKDLIVVVEGKDTALNVGAWISGAYADRLHVEVAAVPEDVGTAGAIRAIARHLYAKDILIVSGDLVSDVPIGAVAATHRRHDAVVTALLCNTPVSGPLESVSSGGKDKAKKPGRYDLIGLDPTKQFLLHIATGAEVEKDLRIQKSILRSVGQVEIRADLMDAHLYAFKRSVLLEVLDQNGEFHSLKHDVLPYLVRSQLKSEVLLNGTPQAEENGTEKVISQSNQQMLSQILANASEPTFHLRHELSTNGSDSVRRTHKCCVYIAGSNKYCARLNSLQAYNDINRDVIGEASHLSGYSFSSHNNIIDPTAELGAKTTVGPHCMLGEGSQMGDKCSVKRSVIGRHCRIGANVKVVNSVVMNHVTIGDGCSIQGSVICSNVQLQERATLKDCQVGAGYMVTAGSDCKGEVLTKK; this is translated from the exons ATGGATTTCCAAGTAGTGGTTCTCGCCGGTGGCGTTTCCAAAAAACTCCTCCCCCTCGTTTCGCATGAGCTTCCCAACGCTTTACTTCCGGTCGCTAACCGTCCCGTTCTCTCTTACGTTGTGGAGCTTTTGGAGCTTAGCAATCTTAAAGATCTTATCGTC GTTGTTGAAGGTAAAGATACTGCTCTTAACGTTGGTGCTTGGATTTCTGGAGCTTATGCTGATCGCCTCCATGTCGAG GTTGCTGCCGTTCCTGAGGATGTGGGAACAGCTGGTGCAATTCGAGCAATTGCACGCCACCTATACGCAAAAGATATTCTG ATTGTTAGCGGTGATCTTGTTTCTGATGTGCCGATTGGCGCTGTTGCTGCTACTCATCGACGACACGATGCAGTTGTCACTGCTTTGCTTTGTAATACTCCTGTAAGTGGACCTTTGGAGTCAGTGTCCTCTGGTGGGAAAGACAAAGCCAAGAAACCTGGCCGCTATGATTTGATAGGGCTGGACCCCACAAAACAGTTTTTACTTCACATTGCAACTG GAGCTGAAGTTGAAAAAGATCTTCGGATTCAGAAGAGCATACTTCGTTCTGTTGGccag GTAGAAATAAGAGCTGATCTAATGGATGCCCACTTGTATGCGTTCAAAAG ATCAGTTCTACTAGAAGTTCTAGATCAGAATGGTGAATTTCATAGCTTAAAGCATGATGTATTGCCATATCTTGTCCGCAGTCAACTG AAATCGGAAGTATTATTAAATGGTACGCCACAAGCAGAAGAAAATGGAACTGAGAAGGTTATTTCTCAAAGCAATCAACAAATGCTATCTCAAATACTTGCTAATGCATCTGAGCCCACCTTTCATTTACGACATGAACTTAGTACTAATGGTTCTGATTCTGTTCGAAGAACCCATAAATGTTGTGTCTATATTGCTGGAAGCAACAAATATTGTGCTCGCCTGAATTCTTTACAAGCATACAATGATATAAACCGGGAT GTGATAGGCGAAGCTAGTCATTTGTCAGGGTATTCATTCTCTTCTCATAACAACATCATCGATCCTACCGCAGAGCTTGGAGCAAAAACAACA GTAGGGCCGCATTGTATGCTGGGGGAAGGTTCACAGATGGGTGACAAATGCAGTGTCAAACGGTCTGTCATTGGCCGCCACTGTAGGATAGGTGCCAATGTTAAG GTTGTTAATTCCGTAGTTATGAATCATGTTACTATTGGTGACGGCTGTTCAATACAAGGTTCTGTCATCTGCAGCAACGTACAGCTCCAAGAACGTGCCACACTAAAAGACTGCCAA GTCGGAGCAGGTTACATGGTCACTGCCGGTAGTGACTGCAAAGGGGAGGTATTGACTAAGAAATGA
- the LOC11419026 gene encoding F-box/kelch-repeat protein At2g44130, translated as MDEFIELIPGLPSELGLECLTRLSNSSHRVALRVCNQWRRLFLSDEFYSHRKNTGHTRKVACLVQAHEQQPHSEFDKQTGSTPPSYDITVFDPESMSWDRVDPVPEYPSGLPLFCQLTSCEGKLVVMGGWDPASYEPLTAVFVYDFRMNIWWRGKDMPEKRSFFATGSGYDRVFVAGGHDENKNALKTAWAYDPKIDEWTMLAPMSQDRDECEGTVVGGEFWVVSGYATESQGMFDDSAEVLDIGSGQWRRVEGVWEAGRCPRSCVDIRENGKVVDPGLRIGVCSVRVGSRKWVTGSEYEGAPYGFYLVENDEGQNRKLNKISSVPDGFAGFVQSGCCVEI; from the coding sequence atggaCGAGTTCATCGAGTTAATACCCGGTTTACCGAGCGAACTAGGACTCGAGTGTCTTACTCGTTTATCTAATTCATCTCACAGAGTTGCACTCCGAGTCTGTAACCAGTGGCGACGCTTATTCCTAAGCGACGAGTTTTACTCTCACAGAAAAAATACCGGTCACACCAGAAAAGTTGCTTGTTTGGTTCAAGCCCATGAACAACAACCCCACTCTGAATTCGATAAACAAACCGGTTCAACTCCACCGAGTTACGATATCACTGTGTTTGACCCGGAGAGTATGTCATGGGACCGGGTTGATCCGGTTCCTGAGTATCCATCCGGGTTACCGTTGTTCTGTCAATTAACCAGCTGCGAAGGAAAGCTCGTGGTAATGGGTGGGTGGGACCCGGCGAGTTACGAACCACTTACGGCGGTGTTCGTTTACGATTTCCGAATGAATATATGGTGGAGAGGGAAGGATATGCCGGAGAAACGTTCGTTCTTTGCTACCGGGTCGGGTTACGATCGTGTTTTTGTTGCTGGTGGACATGATGAGAATAAGAACGCGTTGAAGACTGCTTGGGCTTATGACCCGAAAATTGATGAATGGACGATGCTGGCTCCGATGAGTCAAGACCGAGACGAGTGTGAAGGAACGGTTGTCGGCGGCGAGTTTTGGGTGGTTAGCGGTTATGCGACGGAGAGTCAAGGGATGTTTGATGATTCTGCGGAGGTGCTGGATATTGGGTCGGGCCAGTGGAGGAGAGTTGAAGGAGTTTGGGAAGCGGGTCGGTGTCCCAGATCATGTGTTGATATTAGGGAGAATGGGAAAGTGGTGGATCCGGGGCTCCGAATCGGGGTTTGCAGTGTTAGGGTCGGGTCGAGGAAATGGGTTACTGGATCTGAATATGAAGGAGCACCGTATGGGTTCTATTTGGTGGAGAATGATGAAGGACAAAACCGTAAATTGAATAAGATAAGTAGTGTTCCTGATGGGTTTGCTGGGTTTGTTCAATCAGGGTGCTGTGTTGAAATCTAG
- the LOC11411261 gene encoding probable acyl-activating enzyme 18, peroxisomal isoform X2, producing MLVANAIDANFSKGDAIAIDMQMTVNSVIIYLAIVLAGCVVVSIADSFAPKEIATRLRVSDAKGIFTQDFILRGGKKFPLYSRVVEAAACKVIVLPVIGNDIGVQLREQDLSWNSFLSSGKQNPRSHHYSPIYQSIDSVTNILFSSGTTGDPKAIPWTQLSPIRSAADGWALIDIQPGDVYCWPTNLGWVMGPTLLYSCFLSGATLALYHGSPLGHGFGKFVQDAGVTILGTVPSLVKTWKSTQCMEGLDWTKIKKFCSTGETSNVDDDLWLSSKSYYKPIIECCGGTELASCYIMGSLLQPQAFGAFSTASLTTGLVILDENGVPYPDDVPCVGEVGLFPVSMGATDRLLNADHEKIYFEGMPLYKGKVLRRHGDIIKRTVGGHLVVQGRADDTMNLGGIKTSSVEIERVCDRADECILETAAVSVSPANGGPEQLVIFVVLKKGYDSDAETLKKKFSKAIQTNLNPLFKISLVKIVPMFPRTASNKILRRVLRDQMKHELSVHSRL from the exons AT GTTGGTGGCAAATGCAATAGATGCCAATTTCTCCAAGGGTGATGCAATTGCAATTGACATGCAAATGACCGTCAATTCTGTGATTATATATCTAGCTATTGTTTTAGCAGGATGTGTTGTGGTGTCAATAGCTGATAGCTTTGCACCAAAAGAAATTGCAACTCGCCTCCGTGTTTCCGATGCAAAGGGTATTTTCACGCAG GACTTCATATTAAGAGGTGGCAAGAAATTCCCTTTGTACAG CCGGGTCGTTGAGGCAGCTGCATGTAAAGTTATTGTGCTTCCTGTGATAGGAAATGATATTGGAGTACAATTAAGAGAACAAGACTTATCATGGAATAGTTTTCTTTCTTCTGGAAAACAGAATCCAAG GTCTCATCATTACTCTCCAATCTATCAATCAATCGATTCTGTCACTAACATACTTTTCTCATCTGGAACCACAG GGGATCCAAAAGCAATTCCTTGGACTCAACTTTCGCCCATACGAAGTGCTGCAGATGGATGGGCTTTAATTGATATTCAACCCGGAGACGTCTATTGCTGGCCTACAAATTTAGGTTGGGTGATGGGACCAACTCTTCTATATTCATGCTTCCTATCTGGAGCAACTCTTGCTCTGTACCATGGATCTCCACTAGGTCATGGTTTTGGAAAATTTGTTCAG GATGCAGGAGTTACCATTTTGGGAACAGTTCCAAGCTTAGTAAAAACTTGGAAGAGTACACAGTGTATGGAGGGCTTGGATTGGACAAAGATAAA AAAATTTTGTTCAACTGGAGAAACTTCAAATGTTGATGATGACCTTTggctttcttcaaaatcttatTACAAACCCATAATTGAATGTTGCGGAGGCACTGAGCTTGCATCTTGTTATATCATGGGGAGTCTACTACAGCCTCAAGCTTTTGGAGCATTTAGCACAGCGTCTTTGACAACTGGTTTAGTCATCCTTGATGAAAATGGAGTTCCTTAT CCAGATGATGTACCCTGCGTTGGTGAAGTGGGATTATTCCCTGTATCTATGGGAGCAACTGATAGATTGCTTAATGCTGACCATGAGAAGATTTACTTTGAGGGAATGCCGCTTTACAAAGGAAAG GTTCTTCGAAGACATGGAGATATTATCAAAAGAACTGTAGGAGGCCATCTCGTTGTACAAGGAAGGGCTGATGACACCATGAATCTTGGTGGAATAAAG ACAAGTTCTGTAGAAATTGAGCGCGTCTGTGATAGAGCCGATGAATGCATTTTGGAAACAGCAGCAGTCAGTGTTTCTCCTGCAAATGGAGGTCCAGAACAACTGGTTATATTTGTAGTTTTAAAGAAAGGATACGATTCCGATGCGGAAACTCTGAAGAAGAAATTCTCTAAGGCCATTCAAACCAACCTTAATCCTTTATTTAAG ATAAGTCTTGTTAAAATTGTGCCTATGTTTCCTAGAACAGCTTCCAACAAAATACTAAGGAGAGTCTTGAGAGATCAAATGAAACATGAGCTATCAGTTCATAGCAGACTTTAG